One stretch of Cyanobacteria bacterium GSL.Bin1 DNA includes these proteins:
- a CDS encoding type II toxin-antitoxin system PemK/MazF family toxin encodes MIMERGEVWLANLNPTQGSEQRGTRPVIIFQDNTLSQITTTVITIPITSNLRRAALPTCLQISGGEGGLNRDSVALCHQIRVLDQTRLFKRLGKLEPSTITALETTLLFTLGYSTS; translated from the coding sequence ATTATCATGGAACGAGGGGAGGTATGGTTAGCTAATCTTAATCCAACTCAGGGATCGGAACAAAGGGGAACTCGTCCTGTGATTATTTTTCAAGACAATACCTTATCCCAAATTACAACCACAGTCATTACAATCCCAATAACAAGCAATTTGCGCCGTGCAGCGCTTCCTACCTGTCTTCAAATTTCTGGCGGTGAAGGAGGATTAAATCGAGATTCTGTTGCTTTGTGTCATCAAATTCGTGTCCTTGATCAAACTCGGTTATTCAAGAGATTAGGAAAACTTGAACCAAGTACAATCACAGCATTAGAAACGACTTTACTATTTACCCTTGGCTATTCCACTTCTTAG
- a CDS encoding glutamate dehydrogenase: MVNSSLLADASTRLDNALKYVKISEDAIARLQYPKASVSVSIPLRLDDGSLQIFRGYRVRYDDTRGPAKGGIRYHPNVSLDEVESLAFWMTFKCALMNLPYGGAKGGMSLNPKSLSKHELERISRSYIDAIADFIGPDVDILAPDMYTNATIMGWMMDQYSIIRRQITPGVVTGKPISMGGSQGRETATSVGAFQVINTLLAKFDQSPKKTTVAVQGFGNVGAMLAQLLSQVGYRVVAVSDSQGGIYAAQGLDIPSIRRYKMSSRSLQAVYCESSVCNIVEHEVISNADLLTLDVDVLIPAALEKQITVENAEKIKAKYIFEVANGPITSEADTILDKKGIQVFPDILVNAGGVTVSYFEWVQNRSGLYWTNEEVNQNLKERITVETEKTWSIAQEFGVSMRTASYIHALNRLGEAMDAKGTRDYFRSSE, encoded by the coding sequence ATGGTTAACTCCTCGCTGCTAGCAGATGCAAGTACCCGTTTAGACAACGCCTTGAAGTATGTGAAAATTTCAGAAGACGCGATCGCGCGCTTACAATATCCTAAAGCCAGTGTTTCCGTCTCCATTCCCCTGCGTCTAGATGATGGGTCGTTGCAAATCTTTCGCGGGTATCGCGTCCGCTACGATGATACCCGAGGACCAGCAAAAGGGGGCATTCGTTATCATCCCAACGTTTCTCTCGATGAAGTGGAATCCCTTGCTTTCTGGATGACTTTCAAATGTGCCCTGATGAATTTACCCTATGGGGGGGCAAAAGGCGGCATGAGCTTAAATCCCAAATCCCTTTCCAAACATGAATTAGAACGGATCTCTCGCAGCTATATTGATGCTATTGCTGATTTTATTGGTCCTGATGTGGACATTCTCGCGCCAGATATGTACACCAACGCCACCATTATGGGCTGGATGATGGATCAATACAGCATCATTCGACGACAGATTACGCCGGGTGTAGTCACCGGAAAACCAATTAGTATGGGGGGCAGCCAAGGACGAGAAACAGCCACGTCTGTCGGTGCTTTCCAAGTCATCAATACCCTTTTAGCCAAATTTGATCAGTCTCCGAAAAAGACTACCGTTGCGGTACAAGGGTTTGGCAATGTGGGCGCTATGTTAGCCCAACTCCTTTCCCAAGTTGGCTATCGCGTTGTCGCAGTGAGTGACTCCCAAGGCGGAATTTACGCTGCCCAAGGCTTAGATATTCCCAGTATCCGCCGTTATAAAATGTCGAGTCGTAGCTTACAAGCGGTTTATTGTGAAAGTAGTGTTTGTAATATCGTCGAACATGAAGTGATTAGTAACGCTGATTTACTGACACTAGATGTAGATGTTTTAATTCCGGCTGCCCTAGAAAAGCAAATTACCGTTGAGAATGCTGAAAAAATCAAAGCCAAATATATTTTTGAAGTAGCCAATGGTCCCATTACCTCAGAAGCCGATACCATTTTAGACAAGAAAGGCATTCAGGTTTTTCCTGATATTTTAGTCAATGCCGGTGGCGTCACGGTGAGTTATTTTGAGTGGGTCCAAAACCGCAGCGGACTCTATTGGACCAATGAAGAAGTGAATCAAAATTTGAAAGAACGCATCACCGTCGAAACGGAAAAAACTTGGTCAATTGCCCAAGAATTTGGCGTTTCCATGCGAACCGCTTCTTATATTCATGCCCTCAACCGTCTTGGGGAAGCCATGGATGCCAAGGGAACCCGAGATTATTTTCGCAGTTCTGAATAG